The Leishmania panamensis strain MHOM/PA/94/PSC-1 chromosome 5 sequence genomic sequence CGCGTCCGCGCGCTGGCATGTTCCCGGATAAGTACCGCCGTGTCCCAGCACTGCtgaagccgcagcagggTGGTCAGCAGTACTTCAATGAGTTTCTCATCCGCTCCGCCAACGACGCGCtagaggcgcagcagcagcaagggtACAACACGGCCTTccgcgctggtggtgctggttcggccgctgccgacggcgTTGATGGTGACGAGATGAGCAGTGTGCATCCTCGCCTACCGCAGGCGGACATTGGTggagtgctgcagcgcagccgcaccgacACAATCCAggcggagctgaagcagctggtggcgcaggacGGATTTGTGTCACAGCGTGGCTTCAACGAGCGCCTGTGGTACGAGCAGGAGCATCGTCGTCTGCGTGCGCACGGCAACGGCACGGAGGCAAACCCGAGCGAAGCGGCCACAGCATCCTCGTCGACTgctgaagcggcagcagcgacagcagaggAGCGTGCGCTGCCGGAGCGCATCCTCGGCGATGACTACTTTCAGAGTAAGTTCGGCTACTCACTTCTGAAGGAACAGCCGCCGGGTGCGTCTATGGCGGCAGGCGATATCAACACATATTCCCAACTCGATTGGTGGGCTGAGATGCCCAAGTACAGCCGCGactttgttttcctctacCTCGTGtcgcgccgccgcaacaCGTACGCCGTCGCGTACGACTACGATGgcaagcggctgctgccgacgtACACGGCGGGCAACCGCGGGCTGAAGGGCGGCGACCGCGGCT encodes the following:
- a CDS encoding hypothetical protein (TriTrypDB/GeneDB-style sysID: LpmP.05.0330) produces the protein MLKNSAVLLRRGKPRPRAGMFPDKYRRVPALLKPQQGGQQYFNEFLIRSANDALEAQQQQGYNTAFRAGGAGSAAADGVDGDEMSSVHPRLPQADIGGVLQRSRTDTIQAELKQLVAQDGFVSQRGFNERLWYEQEHRRLRAHGNGTEANPSEAATASSSTAEAAAATAEERALPERILGDDYFQSKFGYSLLKEQPPGASMAAGDINTYSQLDWWAEMPKYSRDFVFLYLVSRRRNTYAVAYDYDGKRLLPTYTAGNRGLKGGDRGFRGDGSTDNGHQVASMYLNDLLPKIREARAASGRPLGRGEKVDLVVRVMGFYNGRQGAVRAVQDRSTDFRVRYLEDVTPFPLNGPKMPRGVFR